A stretch of the Drosophila sulfurigaster albostrigata strain 15112-1811.04 chromosome 2L, ASM2355843v2, whole genome shotgun sequence genome encodes the following:
- the LOC133838124 gene encoding uncharacterized protein LOC133838124 isoform X3, with translation MATLPEESCRAGDPLDTLELKPTMAQVQAQPSVMPFDAESKHADLNLLDTSSPHGEHLQNDQRQQSQEPIYIDDIPEPIKVLDDIISEFDEATTKPVTLHSNSGENQSEDDGYMSLSRKNMSKKDSEDVPQTPSTDTVPEGSFNEVDSTIEIISKLSESSKTRESTPRLIQTTLPKVRSSNSTPATNSKYSSLPCCNVKTSNFNISLSKNSSRLLASVQVGGCNAERNALGIDISAVHNAVLRGNLAKLPEPILNEHPVTIYPGPSAKVSGESARGHRLLNSVERHKVCHIPNPHSTSTSGSQHTSSGEASPASSNNNMATPKYEQVQDNYSEDSLEESTISTEIIPAKQNGVAWEIQFKSNKKSTSKKLGHKENLQPDFKNLFNPNESMLGKGTFVIRRSIAKKSSHSADIFIMPKPSQSAGAISNEFYNSDSELSESALLPPVQTPCDTNFMYKECNTTTSQNRRCTEIPATHRAALSLDIAEATEHLSNKPMKSKTAMLTEKRLSAESMPDHTSSSGEFDEERLSGFDLFTYNVDDQRISNATTPHTDLAPTLEEDEELSDFSYGCAPLKQIEQNISALLRGDLPIISQSGPISGTAAQSDAKRLLEFRPGVHKSESGKEMLLSQSIGLGPLPPSPPSSNPDIFDYDAPLPPSPVEPSKTTDLTRSACVLTTTSAATGIRGTTVAEVHATACGATVHSNSQKRRSHENVTAVRHFNDELPPPPAPSHQSTGFPEGLPGLSGLSIAPAVPPHRAGQCSANMLKSRSIDSQYRKRSPKTFSYSSGSGITTPTGLGHLPPSLSQPPMCTAGSCEGGSVPGTGSYQRRYINYSTKRSLKQSPREEHRLQTSCSLPETPIFSRGCDIPRTPYRRQNDPAPASRSRTAPRSSTSNSISMGNSIMGIVGESYGTSQICRQRSMNHALASNEMLRMTGAPARGWYPKQRSMRPASTENIDRLASVRVWDNPIGMSGTGQSRKPLTLPPNLTPSFLNKSPREALRRVTSLLITKKKHNKDRKHKAYSEQAMDESNSKHAYEFESDFNRTGCSCLRWSSRFVVFPLLTAVVAIP, from the exons ATGGCAACATTACCTGAAGAATCGTGTCGAGCAGGTGATCCTCTTGACACATTAGAGCTGAAACCAACAATGGCACAGGTACAGGCACAACCATCTGTCATGCCCTTCGATGCAGAGTCCAAGCACGCAGATCTAAATTTATTGGATACGTCATCGCCGCACGGGGAACATCTCCAAAA CGATCAACGACAGCAGTCTCAGGAACCCATCTATATAGACGACATACCTGAGCCTATTAAAGTACTTGACGATATTATATCGGAGTTCGATGAGGCAACGACAAAACCGGTTACCTTGCATAGCAATAGTGGGGAGAATCAGTCAGAGGACGACGGTTATATGAGTCTCAGTCGAAAAAA CATGTCAAAAAAGGATTCAGAGGATGTGCCACAAACTCCAAGTACAGATACAGTGCCCGAAGGCAGTTTCAACGAAGTTGACAgcacaattgaaattataagcAAATTATCAGAGTCATCGAAAACTCGGGAATCCACGCCTAGACTTATACAAACAACGCTG CCCAAGGTGCGTAGTTCTAACTCAACGCCAGCAACCAACTCCAAGTACTCAAGTCTGCCCTGCTGCAATGTTAAAACATCAAATTTTAACATCAGTTTGTCAAAAAACTCTTCAAGATTATTAGCCTCAGTTCAGGTAGGCGGCTGTAATGCGGAGAGGAATGCTCTCGGCATTGACATCAGTGCCGTACATAACGCTGTGCTACGAGGCAACCTAGCTAAATTGCCGGAGCCGATTTTAAACGAGCATCCGGTGACTATTTACCCAGGGCCATCTGCGAAAGTCAGTGGTGAAAGCGCACGTGGCCATAGGCTACTAAACTCTGTTGAGAGACACAAAGTTTGTCATATACCAAACCCACATTCTACATCAACTTCCGGGTCTCAGCACACTTCAAGTGGAGAGGCCTCTCCAGCTTCATCGAATAATAATATGGCTACTCCAAAATATGAACAAGTCCAGGACAACTATTCTGAAGACTCACTGGAGGAGTCCACAATTTCTACAGAAATAATACCGgccaaacaaaatggcgtcgcttgggaaattcaatttaaaagcaataaGAAAAGTACATCGAAAAAGTTGGGCCATAAG GAGAACCTCCAACccgattttaaaaatttgttcaaCCCCAATGAGAGTATGTTAGGAAAGGGTACCTTTGTCATTCGACGATCTATTGCCAAAAAGTCCTCTCATTCCgctgatatttttattatgccaaAGCCATCTCAGAGCGCAGGAGCAATCAGTAACGAATTTTACAATAGTGACAGCGAGCTAAGCGAATCTGCTTTATTGCCACCGGTGCAAACACCTTGCGATACAAACTTCATGTATAAAGAGTGCAATACAACTACGTCACAGAATCGACGTTGTACAGAAATTCCCGCAACACACCGGGCTGCACTATCCTTGGATATTGCCGAGGCTACAGAGCATTTGAGCAACAAGCCCATGAAGAGTAAAACGGCAATGCTCACCGAAAAAAGGCTCAGCGCCGAGTCAATGCCGGACCACACCTCAAGTAGTGGAGAGTTCGATGAGGAACGTCTTAGTGGCTTTGATTTATTCACGTACAATGTCGACG ATCAACGTATCTCGAACGCGACAACTCCTCACACAGACCTTGCGCCTACTTTAGAGGAAGACGAAGAGCTATCAGACTTTAGCTATGGTTGCGCTCCACTAAAGCAGATCGAGCAAAACATAAGCGCTCTCCTGCGCGGCGATTTACCAATAATAAGTCAGAGTGGACCTATAAGTGGAACAGCTGCACAGTCGGATGCCAAACGACTACTAGAATTTCGCCCAGGGGTCCATAAATCAGAGAGCGGTAAAGAGATGCTATTGTCACAAAGTATAGGTCTTGGGCCTCTGCCACCATCGCCACCCAGCTCAAATCCTGATATATTCGATTACGATGCGCCACTTCCACCCTCACCAGTAGAGCCTTCGAAAACAACAGATCTAACGAGATCTGCGTGTGTACTAACGACGACTTCGGCAGCAACGGGCATACGTGGAACCACAGTTGCCGAGGTGCATGCCACAGCTTGCGGAGCAACGGTGCATAGCAATAGCCAAAAGAGACGCAGTCATGAAAATGTCACCGCAGTGCGTCATTTCAACGATGAGCTGCCACCACCACCGGCACCGTCTCATCAATCCACTGGCTTCCCTGAGGGATTACCCGGACTATCAGGACTTTCGATAGCGCCAGCGGTGCCACCACATCGAGCCGGCCAATGTTCGGCCAATATGCTAAAATCGCGAAGCATTGACTCACAGTACCGCAAAAGATCACCAAAGACATTTAGCTatagcagcggcagcggtaTTACCACACCAACGGGTTTAGGTCACCTGCCACCGTCACTTTCTCAGCCACCCATGTGTACAGCAGGTTCGTGCGAGGGTGGGTCTGTCCCTGGTACGGGCTCTTACCAACGGAGGTATATTAACTATAGTACCAAACGCAGCTTAAAACAGTCGCCTCGCGAGGAACATCGTTTGCAAACATCATGCAGTCTTCCTGAAACGCCAATATTTTCCAGAGG CTGTGACATTCCACGCACTCCCTATCGACGACAAAATGATCCTGCTCCTGCTAGTAGGTCCCGTACGGCGCCAAGGTCAAGCACATCGAATAGCATTAGTATGGGCAATTCCATTATGGGAATAGTAGGTGAGT CGTATGGTACATCCCAAATATGTCGACAACGTTCAATGAACCACGCTTTAGCCTCCAATGAAATGCTCCGTATGACTGGAGCTCCTGCGAGAGGCTGGTACCCCAAACAGCGTAGCATGCGACCTGCCTCTACTGAAAATATTGATCGCTTGGCCTCAGTTCGTGTCTGGGATAATCCGATAGGCATGTCCGGCACTGGACAATCTCGTAAGCCTCTTACTCTGCCACCAAATCTAACACCatcctttttaaataaatcgcCTCGTGAAGCACTGCGACGTGTCACTAGTTTGCTGATCACAAAAAAGA AGCACAACAAGGATCGGAAACACAAGGCCTATAGCGAACAAGCAATGGATGAGAGCAATAGCAAGCATGCGTACGAATTTGAATCTG
- the LOC133838124 gene encoding uncharacterized protein LOC133838124 isoform X2: MATLPEESCRAGDPLDTLELKPTMAQVQAQPSVMPFDAESKHADLNLLDTSSPHGEHLQNDQRQQSQEPIYIDDIPEPIKVLDDIISEFDEATTKPVTLHSNSGENQSEDDGYMSLSRKNMSKKDSEDVPQTPSTDTVPEGSFNEVDSTIEIISKLSESSKTRESTPRLIQTTLPKVRSSNSTPATNSKYSSLPCCNVKTSNFNISLSKNSSRLLASVQVGGCNAERNALGIDISAVHNAVLRGNLAKLPEPILNEHPVTIYPGPSAKVSGESARGHRLLNSVERHKVCHIPNPHSTSTSGSQHTSSGEASPASSNNNMATPKYEQVQDNYSEDSLEESTISTEIIPAKQNGVAWEIQFKSNKKSTSKKLGHKENLQPDFKNLFNPNESMLGKGTFVIRRSIAKKSSHSADIFIMPKPSQSAGAISNEFYNSDSELSESALLPPVQTPCDTNFMYKECNTTTSQNRRCTEIPATHRAALSLDIAEATEHLSNKPMKSKTAMLTEKRLSAESMPDHTSSSGEFDEERLSGFDLFTYNVDDQRISNATTPHTDLAPTLEEDEELSDFSYGCAPLKQIEQNISALLRGDLPIISQSGPISGTAAQSDAKRLLEFRPGVHKSESGKEMLLSQSIGLGPLPPSPPSSNPDIFDYDAPLPPSPVEPSKTTDLTRSACVLTTTSAATGIRGTTVAEVHATACGATVHSNSQKRRSHENVTAVRHFNDELPPPPAPSHQSTGFPEGLPGLSGLSIAPAVPPHRAGQCSANMLKSRSIDSQYRKRSPKTFSYSSGSGITTPTGLGHLPPSLSQPPMCTAGSCEGGSVPGTGSYQRRYINYSTKRSLKQSPREEHRLQTSCSLPETPIFSRGCDIPRTPYRRQNDPAPASRSRTAPRSSTSNSISMGNSIMGIVGESYGTSQICRQRSMNHALASNEMLRMTGAPARGWYPKQRSMRPASTENIDRLASVRVWDNPIGMSGTGQSRKPLTLPPNLTPSFLNKSPREALRRVTSLLITKKKHNKDRKHKAYSEQAMDESNSKHAYEFESVSTRIDTKNRKDTASAVVNVGTTPKAKKKGLFKSLWKRAKTASLDQ; this comes from the exons ATGGCAACATTACCTGAAGAATCGTGTCGAGCAGGTGATCCTCTTGACACATTAGAGCTGAAACCAACAATGGCACAGGTACAGGCACAACCATCTGTCATGCCCTTCGATGCAGAGTCCAAGCACGCAGATCTAAATTTATTGGATACGTCATCGCCGCACGGGGAACATCTCCAAAA CGATCAACGACAGCAGTCTCAGGAACCCATCTATATAGACGACATACCTGAGCCTATTAAAGTACTTGACGATATTATATCGGAGTTCGATGAGGCAACGACAAAACCGGTTACCTTGCATAGCAATAGTGGGGAGAATCAGTCAGAGGACGACGGTTATATGAGTCTCAGTCGAAAAAA CATGTCAAAAAAGGATTCAGAGGATGTGCCACAAACTCCAAGTACAGATACAGTGCCCGAAGGCAGTTTCAACGAAGTTGACAgcacaattgaaattataagcAAATTATCAGAGTCATCGAAAACTCGGGAATCCACGCCTAGACTTATACAAACAACGCTG CCCAAGGTGCGTAGTTCTAACTCAACGCCAGCAACCAACTCCAAGTACTCAAGTCTGCCCTGCTGCAATGTTAAAACATCAAATTTTAACATCAGTTTGTCAAAAAACTCTTCAAGATTATTAGCCTCAGTTCAGGTAGGCGGCTGTAATGCGGAGAGGAATGCTCTCGGCATTGACATCAGTGCCGTACATAACGCTGTGCTACGAGGCAACCTAGCTAAATTGCCGGAGCCGATTTTAAACGAGCATCCGGTGACTATTTACCCAGGGCCATCTGCGAAAGTCAGTGGTGAAAGCGCACGTGGCCATAGGCTACTAAACTCTGTTGAGAGACACAAAGTTTGTCATATACCAAACCCACATTCTACATCAACTTCCGGGTCTCAGCACACTTCAAGTGGAGAGGCCTCTCCAGCTTCATCGAATAATAATATGGCTACTCCAAAATATGAACAAGTCCAGGACAACTATTCTGAAGACTCACTGGAGGAGTCCACAATTTCTACAGAAATAATACCGgccaaacaaaatggcgtcgcttgggaaattcaatttaaaagcaataaGAAAAGTACATCGAAAAAGTTGGGCCATAAG GAGAACCTCCAACccgattttaaaaatttgttcaaCCCCAATGAGAGTATGTTAGGAAAGGGTACCTTTGTCATTCGACGATCTATTGCCAAAAAGTCCTCTCATTCCgctgatatttttattatgccaaAGCCATCTCAGAGCGCAGGAGCAATCAGTAACGAATTTTACAATAGTGACAGCGAGCTAAGCGAATCTGCTTTATTGCCACCGGTGCAAACACCTTGCGATACAAACTTCATGTATAAAGAGTGCAATACAACTACGTCACAGAATCGACGTTGTACAGAAATTCCCGCAACACACCGGGCTGCACTATCCTTGGATATTGCCGAGGCTACAGAGCATTTGAGCAACAAGCCCATGAAGAGTAAAACGGCAATGCTCACCGAAAAAAGGCTCAGCGCCGAGTCAATGCCGGACCACACCTCAAGTAGTGGAGAGTTCGATGAGGAACGTCTTAGTGGCTTTGATTTATTCACGTACAATGTCGACG ATCAACGTATCTCGAACGCGACAACTCCTCACACAGACCTTGCGCCTACTTTAGAGGAAGACGAAGAGCTATCAGACTTTAGCTATGGTTGCGCTCCACTAAAGCAGATCGAGCAAAACATAAGCGCTCTCCTGCGCGGCGATTTACCAATAATAAGTCAGAGTGGACCTATAAGTGGAACAGCTGCACAGTCGGATGCCAAACGACTACTAGAATTTCGCCCAGGGGTCCATAAATCAGAGAGCGGTAAAGAGATGCTATTGTCACAAAGTATAGGTCTTGGGCCTCTGCCACCATCGCCACCCAGCTCAAATCCTGATATATTCGATTACGATGCGCCACTTCCACCCTCACCAGTAGAGCCTTCGAAAACAACAGATCTAACGAGATCTGCGTGTGTACTAACGACGACTTCGGCAGCAACGGGCATACGTGGAACCACAGTTGCCGAGGTGCATGCCACAGCTTGCGGAGCAACGGTGCATAGCAATAGCCAAAAGAGACGCAGTCATGAAAATGTCACCGCAGTGCGTCATTTCAACGATGAGCTGCCACCACCACCGGCACCGTCTCATCAATCCACTGGCTTCCCTGAGGGATTACCCGGACTATCAGGACTTTCGATAGCGCCAGCGGTGCCACCACATCGAGCCGGCCAATGTTCGGCCAATATGCTAAAATCGCGAAGCATTGACTCACAGTACCGCAAAAGATCACCAAAGACATTTAGCTatagcagcggcagcggtaTTACCACACCAACGGGTTTAGGTCACCTGCCACCGTCACTTTCTCAGCCACCCATGTGTACAGCAGGTTCGTGCGAGGGTGGGTCTGTCCCTGGTACGGGCTCTTACCAACGGAGGTATATTAACTATAGTACCAAACGCAGCTTAAAACAGTCGCCTCGCGAGGAACATCGTTTGCAAACATCATGCAGTCTTCCTGAAACGCCAATATTTTCCAGAGG CTGTGACATTCCACGCACTCCCTATCGACGACAAAATGATCCTGCTCCTGCTAGTAGGTCCCGTACGGCGCCAAGGTCAAGCACATCGAATAGCATTAGTATGGGCAATTCCATTATGGGAATAGTAGGTGAGT CGTATGGTACATCCCAAATATGTCGACAACGTTCAATGAACCACGCTTTAGCCTCCAATGAAATGCTCCGTATGACTGGAGCTCCTGCGAGAGGCTGGTACCCCAAACAGCGTAGCATGCGACCTGCCTCTACTGAAAATATTGATCGCTTGGCCTCAGTTCGTGTCTGGGATAATCCGATAGGCATGTCCGGCACTGGACAATCTCGTAAGCCTCTTACTCTGCCACCAAATCTAACACCatcctttttaaataaatcgcCTCGTGAAGCACTGCGACGTGTCACTAGTTTGCTGATCACAAAAAAGA AGCACAACAAGGATCGGAAACACAAGGCCTATAGCGAACAAGCAATGGATGAGAGCAATAGCAAGCATGCGTACGAATTTGAATCTG TTTCAACGCGAATAGACACCAAAAATCGTAAGGACACCGCATCCGCAGTCGTCAATGTCGGCACCACacccaaagcaaaaaaaaagggtttgTTCAAATCGCTTTGGAAGCGTGCGAAAACCGCCTCACTGGACCAATAA
- the LOC133838124 gene encoding uncharacterized protein LOC133838124 isoform X1, whose product MATLPEESCRAGDPLDTLELKPTMAQVQAQPSVMPFDAESKHADLNLLDTSSPHGEHLQNDQRQQSQEPIYIDDIPEPIKVLDDIISEFDEATTKPVTLHSNSGENQSEDDGYMSLSRKNMSKKDSEDVPQTPSTDTVPEGSFNEVDSTIEIISKLSESSKTRESTPRLIQTTLPKVRSSNSTPATNSKYSSLPCCNVKTSNFNISLSKNSSRLLASVQVGGCNAERNALGIDISAVHNAVLRGNLAKLPEPILNEHPVTIYPGPSAKVSGESARGHRLLNSVERHKVCHIPNPHSTSTSGSQHTSSGEASPASSNNNMATPKYEQVQDNYSEDSLEESTISTEIIPAKQNGVAWEIQFKSNKKSTSKKLGHKENLQPDFKNLFNPNESMLGKGTFVIRRSIAKKSSHSADIFIMPKPSQSAGAISNEFYNSDSELSESALLPPVQTPCDTNFMYKECNTTTSQNRRCTEIPATHRAALSLDIAEATEHLSNKPMKSKTAMLTEKRLSAESMPDHTSSSGEFDEERLSGFDLFTYNVDDQRISNATTPHTDLAPTLEEDEELSDFSYGCAPLKQIEQNISALLRGDLPIISQSGPISGTAAQSDAKRLLEFRPGVHKSESGKEMLLSQSIGLGPLPPSPPSSNPDIFDYDAPLPPSPVEPSKTTDLTRSACVLTTTSAATGIRGTTVAEVHATACGATVHSNSQKRRSHENVTAVRHFNDELPPPPAPSHQSTGFPEGLPGLSGLSIAPAVPPHRAGQCSANMLKSRSIDSQYRKRSPKTFSYSSGSGITTPTGLGHLPPSLSQPPMCTAGSCEGGSVPGTGSYQRRYINYSTKRSLKQSPREEHRLQTSCSLPETPIFSRGCDIPRTPYRRQNDPAPASRSRTAPRSSTSNSISMGNSIMGIVGESYGTSQICRQRSMNHALASNEMLRMTGAPARGWYPKQRSMRPASTENIDRLASVRVWDNPIGMSGTGQSRKPLTLPPNLTPSFLNKSPREALRRVTSLLITKKKHNKDRKHKAYSEQAMDESNSKHAYEFESGEIIFSTRIDTKNRKDTASAVVNVGTTPKAKKKGLFKSLWKRAKTASLDQ is encoded by the exons ATGGCAACATTACCTGAAGAATCGTGTCGAGCAGGTGATCCTCTTGACACATTAGAGCTGAAACCAACAATGGCACAGGTACAGGCACAACCATCTGTCATGCCCTTCGATGCAGAGTCCAAGCACGCAGATCTAAATTTATTGGATACGTCATCGCCGCACGGGGAACATCTCCAAAA CGATCAACGACAGCAGTCTCAGGAACCCATCTATATAGACGACATACCTGAGCCTATTAAAGTACTTGACGATATTATATCGGAGTTCGATGAGGCAACGACAAAACCGGTTACCTTGCATAGCAATAGTGGGGAGAATCAGTCAGAGGACGACGGTTATATGAGTCTCAGTCGAAAAAA CATGTCAAAAAAGGATTCAGAGGATGTGCCACAAACTCCAAGTACAGATACAGTGCCCGAAGGCAGTTTCAACGAAGTTGACAgcacaattgaaattataagcAAATTATCAGAGTCATCGAAAACTCGGGAATCCACGCCTAGACTTATACAAACAACGCTG CCCAAGGTGCGTAGTTCTAACTCAACGCCAGCAACCAACTCCAAGTACTCAAGTCTGCCCTGCTGCAATGTTAAAACATCAAATTTTAACATCAGTTTGTCAAAAAACTCTTCAAGATTATTAGCCTCAGTTCAGGTAGGCGGCTGTAATGCGGAGAGGAATGCTCTCGGCATTGACATCAGTGCCGTACATAACGCTGTGCTACGAGGCAACCTAGCTAAATTGCCGGAGCCGATTTTAAACGAGCATCCGGTGACTATTTACCCAGGGCCATCTGCGAAAGTCAGTGGTGAAAGCGCACGTGGCCATAGGCTACTAAACTCTGTTGAGAGACACAAAGTTTGTCATATACCAAACCCACATTCTACATCAACTTCCGGGTCTCAGCACACTTCAAGTGGAGAGGCCTCTCCAGCTTCATCGAATAATAATATGGCTACTCCAAAATATGAACAAGTCCAGGACAACTATTCTGAAGACTCACTGGAGGAGTCCACAATTTCTACAGAAATAATACCGgccaaacaaaatggcgtcgcttgggaaattcaatttaaaagcaataaGAAAAGTACATCGAAAAAGTTGGGCCATAAG GAGAACCTCCAACccgattttaaaaatttgttcaaCCCCAATGAGAGTATGTTAGGAAAGGGTACCTTTGTCATTCGACGATCTATTGCCAAAAAGTCCTCTCATTCCgctgatatttttattatgccaaAGCCATCTCAGAGCGCAGGAGCAATCAGTAACGAATTTTACAATAGTGACAGCGAGCTAAGCGAATCTGCTTTATTGCCACCGGTGCAAACACCTTGCGATACAAACTTCATGTATAAAGAGTGCAATACAACTACGTCACAGAATCGACGTTGTACAGAAATTCCCGCAACACACCGGGCTGCACTATCCTTGGATATTGCCGAGGCTACAGAGCATTTGAGCAACAAGCCCATGAAGAGTAAAACGGCAATGCTCACCGAAAAAAGGCTCAGCGCCGAGTCAATGCCGGACCACACCTCAAGTAGTGGAGAGTTCGATGAGGAACGTCTTAGTGGCTTTGATTTATTCACGTACAATGTCGACG ATCAACGTATCTCGAACGCGACAACTCCTCACACAGACCTTGCGCCTACTTTAGAGGAAGACGAAGAGCTATCAGACTTTAGCTATGGTTGCGCTCCACTAAAGCAGATCGAGCAAAACATAAGCGCTCTCCTGCGCGGCGATTTACCAATAATAAGTCAGAGTGGACCTATAAGTGGAACAGCTGCACAGTCGGATGCCAAACGACTACTAGAATTTCGCCCAGGGGTCCATAAATCAGAGAGCGGTAAAGAGATGCTATTGTCACAAAGTATAGGTCTTGGGCCTCTGCCACCATCGCCACCCAGCTCAAATCCTGATATATTCGATTACGATGCGCCACTTCCACCCTCACCAGTAGAGCCTTCGAAAACAACAGATCTAACGAGATCTGCGTGTGTACTAACGACGACTTCGGCAGCAACGGGCATACGTGGAACCACAGTTGCCGAGGTGCATGCCACAGCTTGCGGAGCAACGGTGCATAGCAATAGCCAAAAGAGACGCAGTCATGAAAATGTCACCGCAGTGCGTCATTTCAACGATGAGCTGCCACCACCACCGGCACCGTCTCATCAATCCACTGGCTTCCCTGAGGGATTACCCGGACTATCAGGACTTTCGATAGCGCCAGCGGTGCCACCACATCGAGCCGGCCAATGTTCGGCCAATATGCTAAAATCGCGAAGCATTGACTCACAGTACCGCAAAAGATCACCAAAGACATTTAGCTatagcagcggcagcggtaTTACCACACCAACGGGTTTAGGTCACCTGCCACCGTCACTTTCTCAGCCACCCATGTGTACAGCAGGTTCGTGCGAGGGTGGGTCTGTCCCTGGTACGGGCTCTTACCAACGGAGGTATATTAACTATAGTACCAAACGCAGCTTAAAACAGTCGCCTCGCGAGGAACATCGTTTGCAAACATCATGCAGTCTTCCTGAAACGCCAATATTTTCCAGAGG CTGTGACATTCCACGCACTCCCTATCGACGACAAAATGATCCTGCTCCTGCTAGTAGGTCCCGTACGGCGCCAAGGTCAAGCACATCGAATAGCATTAGTATGGGCAATTCCATTATGGGAATAGTAGGTGAGT CGTATGGTACATCCCAAATATGTCGACAACGTTCAATGAACCACGCTTTAGCCTCCAATGAAATGCTCCGTATGACTGGAGCTCCTGCGAGAGGCTGGTACCCCAAACAGCGTAGCATGCGACCTGCCTCTACTGAAAATATTGATCGCTTGGCCTCAGTTCGTGTCTGGGATAATCCGATAGGCATGTCCGGCACTGGACAATCTCGTAAGCCTCTTACTCTGCCACCAAATCTAACACCatcctttttaaataaatcgcCTCGTGAAGCACTGCGACGTGTCACTAGTTTGCTGATCACAAAAAAGA AGCACAACAAGGATCGGAAACACAAGGCCTATAGCGAACAAGCAATGGATGAGAGCAATAGCAAGCATGCGTACGAATTTGAATCTGGTGagattatat TTTCAACGCGAATAGACACCAAAAATCGTAAGGACACCGCATCCGCAGTCGTCAATGTCGGCACCACacccaaagcaaaaaaaaagggtttgTTCAAATCGCTTTGGAAGCGTGCGAAAACCGCCTCACTGGACCAATAA